In a single window of the Daphnia carinata strain CSIRO-1 chromosome 4, CSIRO_AGI_Dcar_HiC_V3, whole genome shotgun sequence genome:
- the LOC130694761 gene encoding ankyrin repeat and LEM domain-containing protein 2-like, which translates to MSGTTFYGVSLLEGQEQGQQTDLVFEDRVEALKICKKFKGARFKCFTERDEAVLFTQTKQTQPETDVVIKELPSEKLPFPNPSPQELLLFRRTIETGNCEEFLFLVWKNPRFLISAGDTPTMIRERYRYHGLLLATFKKSFPICRALLDTITDPSFIGLLYVNDAEHVRKNRMFYLLDTYLNTPDKFLNETPLHFASKFGLLNILELFLSFPECDRERKNTRGETPADIICSSCKNPSPELEAQMRSLLSQRYFVPVLRPIDLSSPARIGKPWSPDVTPRSPESLMPNSPLSHQKYPVDSQMMLQALAGPMSPVEAELFYQQMKTPPVPKFYQNRLSDKKMTPKKMMDSRLSDIDKGLERVGRNIAQDLNVPWSEYWKFLDEFCDLCSSEGLRKLENYFRRKRSEAEECQASSNLEAKSPLSDLCNKLSQLHLQSPEILENGNDEFFTPPSTPPATFYEISPFYIFGSQPSKTDVDVLRVLVNVELDFLKYPNVSMWKENMMQYNEDHLNKLKTPARANIMSSALKSPLPETHPHSPRVSSIAKCLNSPRKTRGVPVVRARLSERFEDS; encoded by the exons ATGAGCGGAACAACATTTTACGGTGTTTCTTTACTGGAGGGGCAGGAACAAGGACAGCAGACAGACTTGGTTTTCGAGGATCGAGTTGAAGCTttgaaaatttgcaaaaaatttaaaggagCTCGGTTTAAATGCTTTACGGAGCGCGATGAAGCCGTTCTGTTtactcaaacaaaacaaacccaaCCTGAAACCGATGTcgtaataaaagaattaccAAGTGAGAAATTACCATTCCCTAATCCAAGCCCTCAAGAACTATTGCTTTTTCGAAGAACTATAGAAACAGGAAACTGTGAAGAATTTTTGTTCCTTGTTTGGAAAAATCCGAG ATTCCTCATAAGTGCAGGTGATACACCCACAATGATCAGAGAACGCTACAGATATCATGGTCTTTTACTGGCaacctttaaaaaatcctttccCATCTGCAGAGCTCTTTTAGATACAATTACTGATCCAAGCTTCATAGGGCTCTTGTATGT AAATGATGCGGAGCATGTACGGAAAAATCGCATGTTTTATTTACTAGACACCTATCTAAACACACCTGATAAATTCCTTAATGAAACTCCTCTGCATTTTGCATCAAAGTTTGGgttgttgaatattttagaattattcctttcttttcccgAATGTGATCGAGAACGCAAAAATACTAGAGGAGAAACACCTGCTGAT ATTATCTGTTCTTCTTGTAAAAATCCTTCACCAGAATTAGAAGCACAAATGAGATCCCTTCTAAGCCAAAGATATTTTGTACCAGTACTTAGACCAATAGACCTTTCATCTCCAGCCCGCATTGGCAAGCCATGGTCACCAGATGTTACTCCAAGATCGCCAGAATCTCTAATGCCAAACTCACCTCTG AGCCATCAAAAGTATCCGGTTGATTCGCAGATGATGCTTCAAGCACTAGCTGGTCCTATGTCACCAGTCGAAGCAGAACTATTTTATCAACAAATGAAAACTCCACCTGTTCCCAAGTTTTATCAGAATCGACTCAGTGATAAAAAAATGACAccgaaaaaaatgatggacaGTAGGTTATCGGATATCGACAAGGGCCTCGAACGTGTGGGCCGTAATATTGCGCAAGACCTAAATGTACCATGGAGTGAGTACTGGAAATTCCTTGATGAATTTTGTGATCTATGCTCCAGTGAAGGGTTGAGGAAACTAGAAAACTATTTTCGCCGAAAGCGAAGTGAGGCAGAAGAGTGTCAGGCTTCTTCCAATCTGGAAGCCAAAAGCCCGTTATCGGATCTTTGCAACAAATTGAGCCAACTGCACCTTCAGTCTCCCGAGATACTTGAAAACGGAAATGACGAGTTTTTTACCCCGCCGTCTACTCCACCCGCTACTTTCTACGAAATATCACCATTTTACATTTTCGG TTCGCAACCAAGCAAAACTGATGTCGATGTACTTCGAGTACTAGTAAATGTtgaattagattttttaaagtaTCCCAATGTGTCGATGTGGAAAGAAAATATGATGCAATATAACGAAGATCACCTTAACAA GCTGAAAACTCCGGCTAGGGCTAACATCATGAGTAGTGCTCTGAAATCTCCGTTGCCAGAAACTCATCCACATTCTCCGCGAGTATCTTCCATAGCTAAGTGCTTAAATTCACCAAGGAAAACACGTGGCGTTCCTGTAGTTCGCGCCCGCCTCTCCGAGAGATTCGAAGACTCCTAG
- the LOC130694790 gene encoding vacuolar protein sorting-associated protein 37A-like produces the protein MNHSTVYPLTPSIVHLKKKKQIDSLRIFINDVREIHAGEYHVFFRSGNRELTLKIQLPSDFPTQKPLIWINPVIQHNWITDNGRIMSPGLVNYSEHSDLGQIVHSIVREMTKLPEIKSYPNGERSSSETFLSTSQLSQQQYFPIPPFIPELESLSRYQIKNLSESEDVLHQFVEDLPQAEAVAIDVKNHLDVVEKIARSIADLKKTLNAKRQLILQHYETLNELKLEWDSSSTQHHNLSQCYLPNNIEGSLRQAATLADEKSEAIAEVFLSGQMDVDTFLSSYTASRTESHIRKTKEEILHKQLQELQRLGY, from the exons ATGAATCATTCTACTGTGTATCCATTAACTCCTTCGATTgtacatttgaaaaaaaagaaacaaattgatTCACTACGGATTTTCATCAACGA TGTTCGAGAAATTCACGCCGGAGAATATCATGTATTTTTTCGTTCGGGAAATCGGGAATTgacattaaaaattcaattacctTCCGACTTTCCAACTCAGAAGCCTTTGATTTGGATTAATCCTGTGATTCAACACAACTGGATAACCGACAATGGCCGAATAATGTCTCCAGGATTAGTGAATTATTCAGAGCACTCAGATTTGGGTCAAATTGTGCATTCAATAGTACGAGAAATGACAAAGTTGCCTGAAATAAAATCTTATCCAAATGGAGAAAGGAGCAGCAGTGAAACATTCCTATCAACTAGTCAACTTAGTCAGCAACAATATTTCCCAATTCCTCCCTTCATTCCTGAACTGGAAAGCCTCTCAAGATATCAGATCAAGAATCTGAGTGAAAGTGAAGATGTTTTACATCAGTTTGTTGAGGATCTTCCTCAAGCAGAGGCTGTTGCAATAGATGTCAAAAACCACCTGGATGTTGTCGAAAAAATAGCAA GGAGTATTGCTGACCTGAAGAAAACCTTGAATGCTAAACGACAGCTGATATTGCAACACTATGAGACACTCAATGAGCTGAAGTTAGAATGGGATTCATCAAGTACTCAGCACCATAACTTGTCTCAGTGTTATTTACCTAACAACATTGAA GGAAGCCTTCGTCAAGCTGCAACGCTGGCAGATGAGAAAAGTGAAGCAATTGCTGAAGTGTTTCTCTCCGGTCAAATGGATGTTGACACATTCTTAAGCTCATACACTGCATCTAGGACG gaaaGCCACATACGAAAAACTAAAGAAGAAATTCTCCATAAGCAACTCCAAGAGCTTCAGCGATTGGGatattga